A window of the Bradysia coprophila strain Holo2 chromosome X unlocalized genomic scaffold, BU_Bcop_v1 contig_128, whole genome shotgun sequence genome harbors these coding sequences:
- the LOC119067792 gene encoding multiple inositol polyphosphate phosphatase 1-like: MKTLVTTTLLVLYWNGFSDAGVSMDNPFYCYSTDLIRPQVQMHSTRTSYEAVRRTSVNPAVSSCTPSRFWFLSRHGGRFPHPPDLQNMFDFADSSIQADIARNYDEGRTTLCRQDFEAIRDWRRDANLTLEDASLTTEAGRIGMRNIARRYQQSFPSILPDTYDRERFHFRHTRTMRTNTTIRAFASGLFGESGSDNVIFEDVPDNDFFLRPIDFCPAFREEVEDQHQQEAFENGPEFEEMMDQINRKLGFRGSNQLSVDTVLIMWEWCRFETATNFELSESEIGDPSSWCIPFSIRHHSILEYYQDLGYYHFTGYGVRNQRLIQNLNCGLMQDLLTHLQSNGSNDRTVRVFVTYSQMVQALMVTLGAFRDDINLNQHNFAQQTSRHWKTSFLTPNAANFVVIRYDCADGDHDLIFLVNERPILVPGCDIQTGICKLSFILNQFERFIGVNCEDLFCTSN; encoded by the exons atgaagacCCTTGTGACGACGACGTTACTGGTGCTTTATTGGAACGGCTTCTCAGATGCTGGGGTTTCAATGGACAATCCATTTTATTGCTATTCAACGGATTTGATACGACCGCAAGTACAAATGCATTCAACGCGAACGTCCTATGAAGCGGTTCGTCGTACATCCGTAAATCCAGCGGTTTCAT CCTGCACTCCATCTAGATTTTGGTTTCTAAGTAGACATGGAGGGCGATTTCCCCATCCTCCTGATCTTCAGAATATGTTTGATTTTGCTGACTCGTCG ATTCAAGCGGATATTGCTCGAAATTACGATGAGGGTCGAACCACATTGTGTCGACAAGACTTTGAAGCGATTCGTGATTGGAGACGAGATGCAAATCTGACACTCGAAGATGCGAGTCTAACAACGGAAGCGGGTCGAATTGGAATGCGAAATATAGCCCGGCGATATCAACAATCTTTTCCGTCGATTTTACCCGACACCTACGATCGTGAACGCTTTCACTTCCGGCACACTCGCACCATGCGTACCAACACAACGATTCGAGCTTTTGCAAGCGGACTTTTCGGTGAAAGTGGATCTGATAATGTTATATTCGAAGATGTGCCCGACAATGACTTCTTTCTGAGACCCATCGATTTTTGTCCAGCTTTTCGAGAAGAAGTTGAAGATCAACACCAACAAGAAGCCTTTGAAAACGGACCTGAATTCGAAGAAATGATGGACCAAATTAACAGAAAGCTTGGATTCCGTGGCTCGAATCAATTAAGCGTGGATACCGTTCTGATTATGTGGGAATGGTGTCGATTTGAAACAGCCACTAATTTTGAACTTTCAGAATCAGAAATTGGTGACCCTTCATCATGGTGCATTCCATTCAGTATT CGTCATCATTCGATACTTGAGTATTACCAAGACCTGGGCTACTATCACTTCACCGGATATGGTGTGCGAAATCAAcgattgatacaaaatctcaACTGTGGCCTTATGCAAGATTTGCTTACTCATTTACAATCGAACGGTAGCAACGACCGCACAGTTCGAGTTTTTGTGACCTATTCACAAATGGTACAGGCGTTGATGGTAACGCTGGGAGCATTTAGAGATGACATCAATTTGAATCAACATAACTTTGCACAACAGACATCAAGACACTGGAAGACCAGTTTTCTAACACCAAATGCTGCAAATTTCGTTGTTATACGCTATGA TTGCGCCGATGGTGATCacgatttaattttcttgGTAAACGAGAGGCCCATACTTGTGCCTGGATGTGACATCCAAACCGGCATTTGTAaattaagttttattttgaatcaatTCGAACGATTCATTGGGGTTAATTGTGAAGATCTTTTTTGCACCAGCAACTAA